The nucleotide sequence ccgcacctctccgcaatcacggtgacagtattgtagtggagactttgtctaatgcctctgggtatgttagacgaggtcgaagtattcataggacagttaggaggcaaggtggggagtcgcaatgaccCTGACAGTAGTtcgagctgtgcacactcggcacgtgcgcgaggcagatctggccgcgatgctcatagcagaagcagaggcgatgtgacacggggcatagattttgaactaaaaaggtcttgtctacttgtgtttgtgtgtcatatgaataatatatatgtgccccatacatggaatcagagtgcctgctgcatgtagtaaactgaaaatcccaaccgctacatgcattcggtttgtttctaccatttattagtaatgatttacacagtttgtttactacttactgttgtgaaatggaaaatcaataatcgttaatcgagaatcgttaataatcgaaaatcgactgtaatcgaatcgggacctcaataatcgtaatcgaatcgaatcgggaaatcagacagattaaccacccctaGTATTTAATACGTTACGTGAGTGCACTGtatataatttgtattgtttAACCGTAAACGCTTCACAATTTGGTGAGCGTTTACAAACCAACACTTACGGGTTTGAACATTTCCAGTCTCCTGCTCTTTGCTGGCCACCGCTGCCGCCACCACCATTGTTGCCTGGAAAACCACCAGCATCTCTTCCCCCTCCGAATCCCCCACGGCCCATCGGCCCTGTGAGAAGAGAAGACCACCATGTCAGGAAAACAAAAAGACTAAAGAAAAAAGGAGATTATTTAAAACACCACAGCGAGCTATAATCTTACCTCCTCGACCACGACCCCCTCTCATGCTGCCGCCGCCGCCGCGTCCAAATTCAGCTCTGCGGGTAGCGAAGGACACCTTGATAGGATTTCCACTAAAATCCTTACCTGAGGAGGAAAGATGCGACTTAGATGTCCgggaaaaatgaaacaaatgaaaataaacacttGTTTTAGGCACTATTATGATCGACTCTGAGCAACATACCATCAAACCAATCAATGGCTGCTTTAGCAGAAGGAGGGTCATCAAAGGAAACCGTGGCCTCCCCTTTAAGCTTCCCTGTCTCTCGGTCTGTGTACAGATTTATCATGGGTAATCCGGTTTTCTTATTGACCTGTGTGAGAACACAAACTCATATTAACACGAGGAGAACTATGCAAAGATAGTTTGCTGCACAGTGgcggttttctctctctttttcacctTGATGATGCCGATCTGTTTGAAGAAATCTGCTACGGACTCCACGGTGTAGTCGTCTCCAAGACCTTGTACAAAGATGGTGTTGTTGTCAGAGTTATCCTGCTCCTGCActgtattaaaaaattataatttataattagaCTGGAAAATGGTCTAATAATGCAAGTAATACATACACATGATTACTTACTATTGGGCCCACCAGCTCCATGATCCCTGGGCCCTTTGAAGTGAAAGGAACGGTCATTAATATTACAtatgtacacaaatacacaaactacacacacttACATTACTCATTCTTAATCATTTTGCCGGTCATATACTTCTGTACCATAATcagttatatataatgtatactcCAGATATAGAAAACAGAGCCTGATGCACATCTGTAGCTGGATATTTGAGAGAGGAACACCACACAAGCACCAACCAACaccacacattttcaaaactgataaaaacTGGCCAACATTTGAAGAAGCCCAAGGTCTCAAGTAGGAGATTCTTTCCTCCCATACCAATAGTTGTAGCTTGATTTATACTCATAGGCAATCCGAAATACATCTCAGACAACTCCATGTAGTGACTTTTTATCCCTCATTGCAAAACGGAAACCATGCAATAACCGTCTAGTTCAAACCCCTGCAACCATCCTTTTACTGTCAGCTAAGCAAAGAGCAGCGATTgggtcttttgttgttgttggtttctgGTCATCTTTATTAGCTGTAGGTATTTGGTCAACTTTTAAACATGCACAGCCAATGAAGACAACTTTTAATATTCCACCTTAAAATACCACTGGATACCACTTTGAAACCAGTATCATTCACCTTTTTATTGAGGAGTAACTCCATCATCAGCTCTGCACATCACAGTAATACGTGATATTTGGACACATTACGTCAATGACCGTACATTTATTGGCCATATGATAAGGTTCTCATCCTCCATCCCGCAAAAGCAGATTTCCAAACAGTCAGACACTGGGCTGTGTCACTGCTTTTGCTCTCTGAGCACATCTAGATATTGGATTTTCCCAGGTTAAGCAACCATTTTTCACAACTGTAAGTAATTTGGCAAACCATTAGAATAGTTACCAACACCACTGACGTTTTAAGATTACGATGATCGACGATGAACCACCTTACACATTTTACCAGTCTAATCTGaagttatcataaaaaaaaaataaataaataaataaaaaacctgaaaCCCATATGTTGTACTTTCAGCATTAGGAAATAGGACCATGACTCACTGTTTTAGACAGCCTGATGTTCCTTTACCCCAAAGTGTAGCAAGTTTTGAAATCATCTTGAAGTGTCCCATACAATCCACCATCTCCAGCAAATATTCTTTCCATACGAAACCCATGACAATTTTCACTGGATCTGGTTGCATATCAAATTGTATTTGAGCTAGCCAGATAAGTTTAAACACCTTGTTATACCTTTAGATGCCATTTGACGTAGTTACCAGTTAGAAACCATGTGAAGAATACCAGCATGTTGGTTTCCAGCCGATGCCGTCATGTTCAAGCAATTATGAACATATTACGCATGTTTCAAATTGTTATATATTGTGAACATGCTTTGCAATATGGACCCCTTCTATCTCCAGGTCTCCATTCCTGTTGTTTTAGATCATATACTTGTTCCTGTTGAATTATTCCATCAGGACCTTTATCAGACAAGTACAACACTAAAACCAACTGACACCAATGGATTTGGACTACCTCTAGAATCCAGTTGTTGGCCACCTGAATCCACCTTTTAAACAGCAAAAGTGCTCAGAGTAGAAGTTGGGTGCAACAAAAAGTAAgattcaaaataaaactattttttaaaaaaacttggATTCTTCAAGGTAAATTCTAACaatattatatttgtgtgtggttataaaaaaaataaagggtcCCGGTAAAATAAGTAAAGTGTATTGAAGTTTTTCATTCAAATTGACTTGAATGATTGTTGAGGCATTACATGCATTGTCAGAACAGTCAAGCTGATAAAGGTATGTGCGTATCACTTTTACTGTCCGACCGCCACAAAACGATACTGCCACAGTAGATGCAAGcattggaaaaagaaaaaaaggtattttttgcAACACAACGGACTATTTTTGCACATCAGCTACAGAATGGTTCTTTTTGATAAAAGTACATAATAAACCACAACAATACACTTGGAGTGACCAAAACGATCACGTAGTAACCATTTTGTTCCATGTTTCTGAGTCAGCTCAAAAGCTTCTGATTCAATAGACTCCTACTCCTAAATATTCCTTATATTTGTTCTTTATATTGAGGATGTTTTTGAAGTGTGTAGAAACATTAACAAGAGAAAGAATGTTGAAATAATAgcaataattcaccccaaaaattaaattaaaggttatgttcaacagaagaaaatgttgtttacacttaaagctgcagtaggtaacttttgtaaaaaccttttgttaaacctgtcattatgtcctgacagtagaatatgagacagataatctgtgaaaaaaatcaagctcctctggctcctcccagtggtcctattgccatttgcagaaagtcatgcgctcccggtaaaaaacaaccaatcagagctgcggtccgtaactttgtttgtgttcaaaatgtagaaaaatgtatataataagcgagtacaccatgaatccattttccaaacagtgtctttagcttgtcctgaatcactagggtgcacctataataagtgtttatgttcagactattttagattgcttcggggataccgcggcggagtaaacCAAGACCTTTGTGATTcatcatagacataaacagagagaagtaggtccggctatgatgttcttccgcaagacgcaaacagttctgtttattaaccgctagagcatcaaaagttacctaccgcagctttaaacaaCATGAGGGGAAGTAAATTACcgaattaaagattttttttttctttctgtgaagGTTTTCAAATGAGCTTGCATTTCTTTCTTAACCATCAATAATGAGCATGCTCTTGCTAAATCTATTAAAGCGTAGTTGTTTACCACACACACCAAGAGGTTACCACTTTCACTTCAGTGTAGTCTTTAATGCAAGTTTGTCTGTGACACAACCAGACGCCCACTCCACCCCTTTGACCAGGATCTCTTTAAACCCCTTAATTTCCTTGTTTAAAGAGTTTGTCACTTACCACCAAACTTATTGAATCCTCCACGATCACCCATTCTGACGGAGAAGGAGAGAGAAGCGAGACGAATTGAAGGTTGATGAGGGTTGTGCCCCATTTCACTGTTGAGGCTGGAAAGGCCCCACCCATCTCCATCATCTTTTCTACCAGATCCCCATTGCCCCCCATCCTGCTGTCCCCTCTCACTAGGTTCACCTTTCCCCATAACCCATTAGGGCTTCTGGGAAACCCTTTTGATATATCCTTCCCAAAAACATGTGGGGGCCCTATATCATAACCATTTTGCTCAAAATAATTACCATAATTTTTATTTACCGTACAGGTTTGCAGTGCATCTGTGAACTCAATCATTTTGTTTcaccaaattaattattttctattatcaTTTCTTTAACCCAGGACCTTCACCCCAAAATATCCATGTTCTGTTACTTTGGACAGAAACTGCACACACTGCATtcagttttgcatttaaattaatagagACATGACTGATGTGACCACTCTCCCCCCTTTTGGATTAAACCAACTGTTCCATACTGTTTTAGGATCCTTTGAAGATTTGAAAGGATCTTTAAACATTCCCTAATGCAaaacctttttgttttctttttttttttttttgcccataagTCTTTTTAATTCTTTGATTGATAGTCACACATGCCTAATTTATTCTTGAAGCTAATCTTTCCCAGTTCCCAGCTTTCTAGAGCCTGTGTTTCTGTTTTATCCTCTTCAAAAGGATAAGCCTAAAACCGCTGAACCTTGTAGAAAACAGCCTAGGAGGAGATTTAAAGATTCATTAAAGCATTGCAATACACAATGATCCTGTAGGAGAGGATGGAGAAGATTTAGAGAACAAGTGTTTTTACATGACAGCACCTTAAGGTGTGGACCAGAATGTGAGATCACAGCCATCTGCTGCTTCAAACAGTTATCTTAATTTAACCTTcccattaaagtgcccctattatgggttatgaaagattcatattttggttttgggtgtCCCCAACatcaggttgacatgcatgcaaggtcaaaaaacagtttcattttcttaaaatatgcattcatttttacCTCATTTGCTCAATGTCTCCCAAACTATTTGCTCAACGATTCATTTTTAcaaacccctcctttgcgtgaggctaatctgcggtgattgatctcattttaatttcattttgcctgtaatgcctgataaagcagtgtttctgagcgcagtgctgctttgtggaCAACAAAAGCATGTGTGCTTTGGGGAAACAGCTATTTTTACCGCTCCAAAAGCAGCACCCAGTGGCAAAGAATTAACTAGCATTTTCTTTCAGACCAAAGCCAAAATAAAGTTTTCCCTAGTTTGCACAAGCAACAAGTGTGCGTTGATGTCAACATGAAGTGGTTTGGGATTCGTTTTTAAAAATGactcgtttcaatgattcagaggtGTCTCTTTCTTGAGAGACAATAACATTATAcatggtgcactttcagattgAAAACTTTGCagcatgttttcattcacttacaactgtgttacacactgcatgaaagatcattttttaaaaaatccataaCGGGGCACTTTAATACAATTTTGGGATGTTTGTGAAAGACTGTATGTTCTTGATACTATGCATGTGCCAATACTTTGGTTTTGGTATCTGGGGGAAAAAATGCAGCAGAAGCAGAAACAAGCAACCATTTTAGCACTCTAACACTCATGTCCTCACTTTCAAGTAGTGATAGAAAGAGGTTTTTCCCATTAAAACATCATACCGAATCAATTTACACCAATAACTCAAACACTTCAATGcggattaaaaaagaaaaaaaaaaggccaaatcAATACAGTCGTTCACAATACTCTGCATGTTAACTTTTTGAAATGGTATCAGAACATAATATGCATCCTATTAACATAGGATTAAACTTAAATACCATTCAGTAGTCCTTACTTATAAGTACTTGAAAACTAAAACAGTAAAAGCATAACTGATGAGAAATCATAATGAAAACAATGTACTATACTTTAACACTACATGTAAACAAAAGGttaataaaacctaaaaaaatatcaTCAATTATAACAGTATTAAACTTTCGGTCTCAATGAGCAATGTGGACGTGTGAAGGCAAAAGTGATGTGATGCACTCCCACAGACAAGTAGTAAAATGATCATCTTGTTGTCATAGGAAAGGTCACGTCCAAACCCATAATTCATTTATAAAGACCTGGTCATTTATTGCAACTTTCGATtggtttttgtataattttatgtgAACCTTTGGCTGGTTCCATCTAGTGAAGGGTGAAGACATGAAATATTCAGCACACCGGTACCAGCTTAACATCATGTATCATTTAAGGTAAATACATGAATGTGAGCATCACCAATAAATCATAAACCAGACCATTCTGGCTCATAATTGGATGCATTTTCTGCATCAAGTTTTACTCCATGTTAATGTTTTGTGTAGACCGTGACTTTACACCACATTTCAAGACACTTTAACTGTAGTTAATTGAAGTCTAGGCCACCATTTACTATCAGCCCAGCCAGTTGATAAGGTGCAACACCTTTGGCTCTATTTTAACCTTTTACCTGTTGTTTTTTCCTAAATGAAACGCGGATGCATACAGGTGGACTTTATGCAGTGAAGGTGACAGGGAAAGTGCGTGAGGTGAATATTTGCTTACCCCATTCCTCCTCTGCCACGGGGTCCTCCACGGCCACCTCTGTCAAACCCACCCGCTCCTCGACCTCCAAAGCCACCTCCACCTCCGCGACCACGTCCACCTCGACCATCCTGGCTATATCCACCCTCCTGGCCACCATAGCCGCCTCCTCCTCCACTCATTGGTGGGGAATCCTGGCCGTAGCCTACAACAGAAATCCAACACATTGAGATTGAAATACATCATGTCTGCCTTACACATTCCAGCCTGACACTGCATTAGTACTTCGAAAGAAGTAGATATGTAGGACTTGTTGACACCATATAGTTTTTTCTAATTGATCTATATTGATGATATacttttacttttagattacatttgttgTGGTATAAATGCTGGAAGACACTGCACGACTTTGGCCCAAATTTTTTCCCCCCGAATTATAGTTTGCATATTTGAGTTGACAGATTTAACAGAAAACCACGCAGCATATGATGGCCATAGACtcttgtggttttttttttgtccatgatTCCATCCAGTCAGAAGATATTAAACATGGTTGATATTTTGAGCTTATTATAGTACTCATTTTGTAACAAGATGCAGAATTGTAATATTTCTttggaaatttatattttttcttctttcatttaATAGTCAATACGGGTTGTGCTTAGAATTACTTGTTTAGTACTACAACATAAATAAACGAAGCAAATATTTAAGCCAAGTTGAGTTGCTTGTTGTAAAAAGCCAATTCTATTTTTAGGTTTTGAACTACAAACTGTACTAGTTCCTATTACCACCCAATTCTATATGTCTCTCAAGCTCACCTCCCTGTCCGTACTGAGTTTGTGTCCCATAGTTTTGAGGTGGAGGAGAGCTGTAGTTGGGAGATTGGTTGTAAGGCCCTCCTCCATGCTGAGAGGACTGCTGCTGCCCCCCACTACCCCCGTATCCACCACTTGGTCCTCCACTGCCCCCGTATCCTCCAGACTGACCCCCACTGGCACCATATCCACCCCCACCCTCCTGCTGCTGCTGACCGTAGCCAGATGACTGCGAGCTGCTGCCATAGCTGTTGAAACACAAAATGGGTTAAACATATTCCACTCAATATCATCACATTCTGTtcactaaaaaacaacaacactgagcACTAGTATTATCTTTAACAAAACTAGCTATAGACACACTGACATCCAGCTGAAATCTGACCTAGAGGCAGATGGAGGAGCAGACTGATGCTGGTTATAGCCCGAATAAGAGGACTGCTGGTTGTAGCCTGCACTTTGAGCTGGAGGAGGCTGGCTGCTGGTACTGTAGCCTCCAGAGCTGTAGGACTGACTGGACTGATTATAGCCCTGAGAGGGGGGCTGAGACCCATATCCTCCTATAAAACCACAAGGATTTAGATATGATAGCAAAAGATGGCCTATTCACAATATGTTTGGTTAAATTGGAGGCATCAATGACTACTACCTGACTGGGACTGTCCATAGCTGGAACTATATCCACCCTGAGAAGAGCTGCTCTCTGGGTTTTGGTTGTATCCGCCATAGCTCTGCTGGCTGTAGGTTTGGCCGGAGGGTTGACCATAACTCTGGTTGGACTGTCCTCCATAACCACCGTAACTGGGCACAGCAACATaaatttcttgttttaatcatgaaTGTGAGCAATCGTTAAATATTATGACACCACTTTGGGAAGGATGCAGTAAACTTACCCATGGCCTGAGGTTTGGGCATAATCTAAAGGGAAAAGACAACGTTAGATGGTGGCTATTTTGGTCATTTACAAGTATTTGGGAGATCAGAAATCAGTCTAAGTCGGCCTTAGGAAGATAAAGTAGAGAGTATAGTTTCCAACAAAACgatatgtcattatttattcctccatgtcattctaaacctgtatgggCTGTCTTCTGTTTTGGCTGTTTGTTTTGGTCCATCCAACAGAAGTCAAAGGTACCAATGAACTATCCTCTTCATACAAGTAAACAAGCTCCCAAATAACCGTATCTCTCAAATAACGCACTAATGGTAATGGAAGCGTTCCAGTTTTGTCGCGTCGAGTGTATGTGGGGTGTCGAGAACACCAGATAGAGCTAATTAACGTTAATCATATTTAACACTCTAAATTTATTGAAACGgaatttaaattgtttatagAGTGGGTTCGGTGCAAATATAGGTCAGTAGGACTAGAACAAGCCAGCAAAGAGCTGCAAACAAAATGGCGGGTGCCGACATGTTCTTCGTTTTTATCTTTCATAAATTAAACCATAATTGCTTTAAATACGTCTGTGGCTTCTGTAACAAGTACATCACTAAATGTCCTCACCAAGAGCGAGTGACCCATGCCAAGTGACCTATTTGCGGAAAACTGCGAGTAGCGTTTTGCATCAGTTTTCTGTGTTTACGCAGTCTATACACTTTAATAAAACGCGAAATCATATTGCACTGAACAGATCTTCTTACCATTTGACGCCATAATCGCGTTTGAAATCTTTTAAGATGCTTCTGCAGAAGACCAGTTTGAAAATTGCTGCACAGTCAGTCACCTTCGGTTACCGATATTAACTGCGCAGCTGCACGGAGACGGACGCGGTTGTGTCGGCGTGAGCCTGCAGGCGGCACCGGGGATGATGTCACACTATCATCCGTTCAGATCTGGATTTTTACA is from Carassius auratus strain Wakin chromosome 28, ASM336829v1, whole genome shotgun sequence and encodes:
- the LOC113047181 gene encoding RNA-binding protein FUS-like, coding for MASNDYAQTSGHGYGGYGGQSNQSYGQPSGQTYSQQSYGGYNQNPESSSSQGGYSSSYGQSQSGGYGSQPPSQGYNQSSQSYSSGGYSTSSQPPPAQSAGYNQQSSYSGYNQHQSAPPSASSYGSSSQSSGYGQQQQEGGGGYGASGGQSGGYGGSGGPSGGYGGSGGQQQSSQHGGGPYNQSPNYSSPPPQNYGTQTQYGQGGYGQDSPPMSGGGGGYGGQEGGYSQDGRGGRGRGGGGGFGGRGAGGFDRGGRGGPRGRGGMGMGDRGGFNKFGGPRDHGAGGPNMQEQDNSDNNTIFVQGLGDDYTVESVADFFKQIGIIKVNKKTGLPMINLYTDRETGKLKGEATVSFDDPPSAKAAIDWFDGKDFSGNPIKVSFATRRAEFGRGGGGSMRGGRGRGGPMGRGGFGGGRDAGGFPGNNGGGGSGGQQRAGDWKCSNPTCGNMNFSWRNECNQCKAPKPEGSGGGMPPMGGGFGGDRGRGGFDRGGFRGRGGDRGGFRGGRGGDRGGFGSGKMDSRGEHRHDRRDRPY